The Polynucleobacter sp. VK25 genome segment CAGCAAGATACTTCGTTACGATGCTAGCCGGAATGCCCATGGAACCGAAATTGCCTTCGATGTCTAGACCAGGCGTAACAACTGTAGCTTTGATTGGGTCAAGCATATTGAAGTCTTTAGCCAATTTGCCAAAGTCATGCCATGCGGCTGATGGCTCCAGAATCCAATCGGAACGCTCGCCAATACCCTCTTCCGCTAAATGATCTGGGCCCCAAACCTTAAACCACCAATCAGCGCCAAACTTATCATCCACTTCACGCATCGCGCGACGGAAGTCCATGGCTTCGGCAATGGATTCTTCAACTAGGGTTGTGCCACCAGGTGACTCCATCATGGCTGCAGAAACGTCACATGAAGCAATAATGGCGTACTGAGGGCTAGTGGAGGTATGCATCAAATAGGCTTCATTGAAGCAATCACGATCCAGCTTGGTATCTTCTGCGTCCTGCACCAATACCTGTGAAGCTTGAGATAGGCCAGCGAGTAACTTGTGAGTTGACTGGGTAGCAAACATCAAACTCTTCTTGGTGCGCTTGCGATCTGAACCGATTGCATGCATATCTTTGTAGAAGGGATGGAAAGCGGCATGTGGCAACCATGCTTCGTCGAAATGTAATGAATCTACTTTGCCGTCCAACATCTCTTTAATCATCTCGACGTTGTAAACGATACCGTCATAAGTACTTTGCGTCAATGTCATGACGCGAGGCACTACGTTTTTATCTTTGATGAATGGATTGGCATCGATTTTCTTCTGGATGTTTTTCCACTCAAACTCTTCTTTGGGGATTGGGCCAATAATGCCCAAATGATTACGAGTAGGCATCAAGAAAATAGGAATCGCGCCCATCATGGTGATGGAATGAATGACCGACTTATGACAGTTGCGGTCTACCAACACCACGTCGCCAGGGGCAACAGTGGAGTGCCACACAATTTTGTTTGAAGTCGATGTGCCATTAGTAACAAAGAACAAATGGTCTGCATTAAAGATGCGCGCTGCATTGCGCTCACTCTGCAGCACTGGGCCAGTATGGTCTAGCAGCTGACCCAACTCTTCTACTGCATTGCAAACGTCAGCACGCAGCATGTTCTCACCAAAGAACTGATGAAACATACGGCCCACCGGACTCTTTAAGAAAGCAACGCCACCAGAGTGGCCCGGGCAATGCCAAGAATACGAACCTTCAGAAGCGTAATTGGTTAATGCGCGGAAGAATGGCGGCGCCAATGAATCTAAATACACCTTAGCTTCACGAATAATATGACGTGCCACGAACTCTGGAGTGTCTTCATTCATATGAATGAAGCCATGCAACTCACGCAAGATGTCATTTGGCATATGACGTGAAGTGCGAGTCTCACCATATAAGAAGATCGGAATATCTTCGTTACGCTTACGTACTTCAGTAATAAAGGCGCGCAAGTTATTGAGGGCTGGAAGATCATTATCTTCAGAGTCAGAATCAAACTCCTCATCATCAATTGAGACAATGAATGAGGATGCACGAGAAGCTTGCTGCGCAAATGAAGTTAGGTCGCCGTAGCTGGTTAAGCCAATAACTTCCATACCCTCATTCTCGATCGCCTCGGCGAGGTCACGAATTCCCGAGCCTGAAATATTTTCAGAACGAAAGTCCTCATCAATAATGATGATTGGGAAACGAAATTTCATAAAAACTCCCCTACTAACTGATCCGAAGTACTCGGAATCCACTTATCAAAATTGGTGAGATCGATTACCCGACCACCATCTGGCAAAACTGAGACTATATCGACGAAGGTCGCATTTTGCTGCACATTTCTAGGCAAGTAAACATGGCGCGCATAAACCTGATTGGCTAAGCTCTCATGGTAGCCCGTAAAGGTAATCAGCAAATGCCACTGTTGATCTACTGAAGCATTACCCAAATACTCCTTAAGGGCGCTATTCTCGTCCACACTATGCATTGCTGTCCAGGTTAACGAGAAAACTGGGCTTTCAGAACGATGGAGCTGCAGCTCAACTGAGCGGCGATAGCGCTCACCTTCACTAGTCATACTCTCGGCAATCAACCACAAACGTAATTGCGCTTCCACAATGTGCGAGCTACGATCGTTAGCAACACGAAACTTAAAGGTTTTAACGCCATCGTGATTGCCAACTACTGCCACCTTAGAAAAACGTACACCTGCAGTCGGCCTAGTAAAGCGTGCAAAGGCTAAGCCAGTAGTTAAAGCTGAATAAACAATTCCAAAGAATGCTTCAAACGTCACGATTGCATTTGGCCAATTTCCTACTGGCGTCATACGACCATAGCCAATAGTTGCCATTGTTTGAACGCTGAAGAAAAAGACATCAAGCAAAGAACCTGGTTGAGCATGGGTAATGGCACTATCACCACATGCTAAATAAGCAAAAGCAAATAGGAGGTTTGTGCCCAAATAAACCAAGACCACTAGCAGCAAGAAGCTGCCCCAGCCAGTACCTAACAACCAATGGTAAAAATTATTCTCAGGGCGCGCTATTTCGGAGCGCGAAAGTGTGGCGCGATATTCCTCTAGATTAATCCGCGTTGGACGGCGATTAAATAGAAATTTGCGCACTGCCGTAATGACTTAGGTCTTAGGCAGGGTAACGCCCCGCTGACCTTGATACTTACCACCACGATCTTTGTAAGATGTGCCACACACTTCATCGCTTTCAAAGAACAGTACTTGAGCGCAACCTTCACCAGCATAAATCTTGGCTGGCAGTGGCGTTGTGTTTGAGAACTCTAAAGTGACATAACCTTCCCACTCTGGTTCGAATGGAGTCACGTTCACAATAATGCCGCAACGCGCATAAGTACTCTTACCAACGCAAACGGTTAAAACGCTACGTGGAATCTTGAAGTACTCAACCGTTCTTGCAAGTGCAAATGAATTCGGAGGAATGATGCAAACGTCACCCTTGAAATCAACGAAGGATTGTTCATCGAAATTCTTTGGGTCAACGATGGTGCTGTTGATATTGGTGAAGATTTTGAATTCGTCTGCGCAACGAATGTCATAGCCATAGCTTGAAGTGCCATAACTTACGATTTTGTTACCGGCGGCGTCTTGGCGAACTTGCCCAGGTTCAAATGGGCTGATCATGCCTTGCTCGCCCATGCGGCGGATCCAGTGGTCAGATTTAATAGTCATGGGCGAATTGTAAAACCATCGCCCTCACCTGCCCATGAATTTATTGGGGTTTTTGGGTAAAAACGACCCTCTCCGGGGCGTTATAGATCTCAAAGTGTTTGCCGGAGCAGCGAGAGAGGATGGTCAGATTGGTCTTGCGCGCCAGCTCAAGACCCATCAAGGTCACGCCCGAGCGGGTCAGGAGGAAAGGGATACCCATCTGGGCGCCCTTGATGACCATCTCGGAGGTCAGGCGTCCAGTAGTAAAGAAAACTAAATCCTTGCCAGGCCTATTGGCCAACCACATCAAGCCAGAAATCGAGTCGACCGCATTGTGCCGACCCACATCCTCGATGAAATGCAGAAGGCGTACACCCTCATTGCCGTCTCGCTCAAAAACTGCACAGGCATGGACCGAGCCGGACTTCTTGTAAATCGAGTCATGAATCCGAATGGAATCAATCAAGGCAACTATTGCCTCTTGGGATAGCGCCGGACCTTCGGGAAGCTGGATCGCATCCATCTCCTCAATCAAGCCGCCAAACATGGTTCCTTGACCGCAACCCGTCGTGACTACCCGCTTACTGGTCAGGGCATCAATATCTACCGTACTCCGACGGGTTTTCACTGCAGCCGAGTCCGTCTCCCAGTCCACCTGAATGCTCTCAATATCGTCCGGAGACTCCACAAGGCGCTGATTACGCAAATAACCCAAGACCAGAGCCTCTGGGGCACTGCCCAGCGTCATGAGTGTGACGACTTCACGCTTATCTAGGTAAATCGTTAAAGGGCGCTCACCGGGAATATAGGTCTTTTTAAGACGCCCCATCTCATCCATGACCTCGACCTCATGCACCACGGGCACGGAGGCATGGGACATCTGAATGGTCGGTTTTGCTGCCATAAATACTCTCTAAGGTGAGGCTGAACTGAAGTTTATCGGGGTTTATGAAGACTTCACGGGGTTTTACTTTAACCGCAGACTAAAATCATTGCTTAAGCCAGCATAATGGAGTGCTGTGCCTGATTTACCTGTTTACCCTTTTTATTGACCTTCTTATTTAAGTCCGCATTACATGAGCAGTTCCCAACGCCGCCTTC includes the following:
- a CDS encoding arginine/lysine/ornithine decarboxylase, translating into MKFRFPIIIIDEDFRSENISGSGIRDLAEAIENEGMEVIGLTSYGDLTSFAQQASRASSFIVSIDDEEFDSDSEDNDLPALNNLRAFITEVRKRNEDIPIFLYGETRTSRHMPNDILRELHGFIHMNEDTPEFVARHIIREAKVYLDSLAPPFFRALTNYASEGSYSWHCPGHSGGVAFLKSPVGRMFHQFFGENMLRADVCNAVEELGQLLDHTGPVLQSERNAARIFNADHLFFVTNGTSTSNKIVWHSTVAPGDVVLVDRNCHKSVIHSITMMGAIPIFLMPTRNHLGIIGPIPKEEFEWKNIQKKIDANPFIKDKNVVPRVMTLTQSTYDGIVYNVEMIKEMLDGKVDSLHFDEAWLPHAAFHPFYKDMHAIGSDRKRTKKSLMFATQSTHKLLAGLSQASQVLVQDAEDTKLDRDCFNEAYLMHTSTSPQYAIIASCDVSAAMMESPGGTTLVEESIAEAMDFRRAMREVDDKFGADWWFKVWGPDHLAEEGIGERSDWILEPSAAWHDFGKLAKDFNMLDPIKATVVTPGLDIEGNFGSMGIPASIVTKYLAEHGVIVEKCGLYSFFIMFTIGITKGRWNTLVTELQQFKDHFDKNAPLWKVLPEFVAKHPRYERVGLKDICQQIHEFYKSRDVARMTTEMYTSDMVPAMMPSEAWAKMAHKQVDRVPLDQLEGRVTAMLVTPYPPGIPLLIPGERFNKRIIDYLYFARDFNEKFPGFETDIHGLVKTNVDGKSEYYVDCVRQERDITL
- a CDS encoding ion channel, producing MRKFLFNRRPTRINLEEYRATLSRSEIARPENNFYHWLLGTGWGSFLLLVVLVYLGTNLLFAFAYLACGDSAITHAQPGSLLDVFFFSVQTMATIGYGRMTPVGNWPNAIVTFEAFFGIVYSALTTGLAFARFTRPTAGVRFSKVAVVGNHDGVKTFKFRVANDRSSHIVEAQLRLWLIAESMTSEGERYRRSVELQLHRSESPVFSLTWTAMHSVDENSALKEYLGNASVDQQWHLLITFTGYHESLANQVYARHVYLPRNVQQNATFVDIVSVLPDGGRVIDLTNFDKWIPSTSDQLVGEFL
- a CDS encoding formate dehydrogenase accessory sulfurtransferase FdhD; amino-acid sequence: MAAKPTIQMSHASVPVVHEVEVMDEMGRLKKTYIPGERPLTIYLDKREVVTLMTLGSAPEALVLGYLRNQRLVESPDDIESIQVDWETDSAAVKTRRSTVDIDALTSKRVVTTGCGQGTMFGGLIEEMDAIQLPEGPALSQEAIVALIDSIRIHDSIYKKSGSVHACAVFERDGNEGVRLLHFIEDVGRHNAVDSISGLMWLANRPGKDLVFFTTGRLTSEMVIKGAQMGIPFLLTRSGVTLMGLELARKTNLTILSRCSGKHFEIYNAPERVVFTQKPQ
- the dcd gene encoding dCTP deaminase, with the translated sequence MTIKSDHWIRRMGEQGMISPFEPGQVRQDAAGNKIVSYGTSSYGYDIRCADEFKIFTNINSTIVDPKNFDEQSFVDFKGDVCIIPPNSFALARTVEYFKIPRSVLTVCVGKSTYARCGIIVNVTPFEPEWEGYVTLEFSNTTPLPAKIYAGEGCAQVLFFESDEVCGTSYKDRGGKYQGQRGVTLPKT